Proteins from a genomic interval of Granulicella sp. L56:
- a CDS encoding chloride channel protein codes for MADYPFTAVTPPNPESKPQKKSQFGVALEPEVIKICGYALLVGLIGGLVAEGLLELIYLFTNLFFYGKVSFAITNPAYNHLGLWVILIPPIGGLLVGIMVHYWEPTLKGHGIPEAMEAVLFGHSRMRIRVALLKPLATALAIGTGGPFGAEGPIIQTGAAFGSLFGQAVGLTPYYRRVLLASGAAAGMAATFTAPLAGILVAIELLLFELRARSFIPVALAAAVATGVRIHFVGWTPLFPTPAFKLTSMNELWLFGLMGILMGIVGLAMIRALAWTEDFFDELPLKHALIWSPAIGALILGVIGYFYPQVFGTGYDTIRDMLNDRLTMSKLLGISVAKFWALVISLGSGTTGGVFAPSLIVGGGIGATFAIGFQHIFPHLVSNPAFYALVAMAAVFGGIARAPFTSIVFLFELSHNPNALLPLIVCVMVSDGFVRLFSRDSIMTGKLVKRGLIILQDYSVPVLMRARIDQIMQKQFNVIDADEELRTVLTALVPGNGIGLMPVVEKDGSLVGIVEAHDLLKIEPPDHHFKMRELARQDYVLAYPEEAVDQVNRDMLLKNIENVVVVQSHGSRKPIGIARANDILQLRRWLMEEETREVVAKSKA; via the coding sequence ATGGCCGATTATCCCTTCACTGCAGTGACGCCGCCAAACCCTGAAAGTAAACCCCAGAAGAAGAGTCAGTTTGGTGTGGCACTTGAGCCGGAGGTCATCAAGATCTGCGGTTACGCATTGCTTGTCGGACTCATCGGCGGTCTGGTGGCCGAAGGCCTGCTGGAGCTGATCTACCTTTTTACGAACCTGTTTTTCTATGGCAAGGTGTCGTTCGCGATTACGAACCCTGCCTATAACCATCTGGGTTTGTGGGTGATTCTGATTCCGCCGATTGGAGGACTGCTGGTCGGCATCATGGTGCACTACTGGGAGCCGACGCTGAAGGGACATGGGATTCCTGAGGCGATGGAGGCAGTCCTGTTTGGGCACAGCCGGATGCGGATTAGGGTGGCGTTGCTGAAGCCGCTGGCTACCGCGCTTGCAATCGGGACGGGCGGACCGTTCGGGGCGGAAGGGCCCATCATTCAGACGGGCGCGGCCTTCGGATCGCTCTTCGGACAGGCCGTAGGGCTGACGCCGTACTATCGACGTGTGCTGCTTGCATCGGGCGCGGCCGCTGGCATGGCTGCTACTTTTACCGCGCCGCTAGCGGGAATTCTGGTGGCCATTGAGTTGTTGCTGTTCGAACTGCGAGCGCGGTCGTTCATTCCTGTGGCGCTTGCGGCCGCGGTGGCTACTGGAGTGCGCATTCATTTCGTTGGATGGACTCCGCTATTTCCTACACCGGCTTTCAAGCTGACCAGCATGAATGAGCTTTGGCTGTTTGGACTCATGGGCATTCTGATGGGAATCGTCGGCCTGGCGATGATTCGCGCGCTGGCGTGGACAGAAGATTTCTTCGATGAGCTTCCGCTCAAACATGCCTTGATCTGGTCGCCTGCGATTGGCGCGCTAATTCTAGGAGTCATTGGATATTTTTATCCGCAGGTCTTTGGCACCGGATACGACACGATCCGCGATATGTTGAATGACCGGCTGACAATGAGCAAGCTGCTGGGGATCTCGGTAGCGAAGTTTTGGGCGCTGGTGATTTCCCTGGGATCGGGAACGACAGGCGGTGTATTTGCTCCGTCGCTGATTGTGGGCGGCGGTATAGGAGCGACGTTCGCGATTGGCTTTCAGCATATCTTTCCGCATCTGGTCAGCAACCCGGCGTTCTATGCGCTGGTGGCGATGGCGGCAGTGTTTGGGGGAATTGCACGCGCTCCATTTACGAGCATCGTATTTCTGTTTGAGCTAAGCCATAATCCGAATGCGCTGCTTCCGCTGATTGTCTGCGTGATGGTTTCAGATGGGTTCGTGCGGCTGTTCAGTCGCGATTCGATCATGACGGGGAAGCTGGTCAAGCGAGGGCTGATCATTTTGCAGGACTACTCAGTGCCGGTGCTAATGCGAGCGCGGATTGATCAGATCATGCAGAAGCAGTTCAACGTGATCGATGCGGACGAGGAGTTGCGGACCGTACTGACGGCGCTTGTTCCTGGGAACGGCATAGGACTCATGCCGGTAGTGGAAAAGGATGGGTCTCTGGTTGGGATCGTAGAGGCGCATGATCTATTGAAGATCGAGCCACCGGACCATCACTTCAAGATGCGCGAGCTGGCGCGGCAAGACTACGTGCTGGCCTATCCGGAGGAGGCCGTCGACCAGGTGAACCGCGATATGCTGCTAAAGAACATTGAGAATGTCGTTGTGGTGCAGTCGCATGGCTCACGCAAACCGATTGGAATTGCGCGAGCGAATGACATTCTGCAGCTTCGTCGCTGGCTGATGGAAGAAGAGACCCGAGAAGTGGTGGCCAAGAGTAAGGCTTGA